A single window of Onychomys torridus chromosome 8, mOncTor1.1, whole genome shotgun sequence DNA harbors:
- the Mlst8 gene encoding target of rapamycin complex subunit LST8 isoform X2 — translation MNTTPGTVGSDPVILATAGYDHTVRFWQAHSGICTRTVQHQDSVNALEITPDRSMIAAAGYQHIRMYDLNSNNPNPIISYDGVNKNIASVGFHEDGRWMYTGGEDCTARIWDLRSRNLQCQRIFQVNAPINCVCLHPNQAELIVGDQSGAIHIWDLKTDHNEQLIPEPEVSITSAHIDPDASYMAAVNSAGNCYVWNLTGGIGDEVTQLIPKTKIPAHTRYALQCRFSPDSTLLATCSADQTCKIWRTSNFSLMTELSIKSSNPGESSRGWMWGCAFSGDSQYIVTASSDNLARLWCVETGEIKREYGGHQKAVVCLAFNDSVLG, via the exons ATGAACACCACCCCAGGCACAGTGGGCAGTGACCCTGTCATCTTGGCAACTGCAGGCTATGACCACACTGTGCGCTTTTGGCAGGCGCATAGTGGCATCTGCACTCGAACAGTGCAGCATCAGGACTCT GTGAATGCATTGGAGATCACACCAGACCGAAGCATGATTGCTGCTGCAG GTTACCAACATATCCGCATGTATGATCTCAACTCCAATAACCCCAACCCCATCATCAGTTATGACGGAGTCAATAAGAACATTGCATCTGTGGGCTTTCATGAGGATGGCCGCTGGATGTACACGGGCGGGGAGGACTGCACGGCTCGAATCTGGGACCTCAG GTCCCGGAACCTGCAGTGCCAGCGTATCTTCCAGGTGAATGCACCCATTAATTGCGTGTGTCTGCATCCCAACCAG GCAGAACTCATTGTGGGTGACCAGAGCGGTGCTATCCACATCTGGGACCTGAAGACAGACCACAACGAGCAGCTGATCCCTGAGCCTGAGGTTTCCATCACATCTGCCCACATTGACCCCGATGCCAGCTACATGGCAGCCGTCAATAGTGCT GGAAACTGCTATGTCTGGAACCTGACAGGGGGCATTGGTGACGAGGTGACTCAGCTCATTCCCAAGACCAAGATTCCAGCCCACACACGCTATGCCCTGCAATGCCGCTTCAGCCCTGACTCCAC GCTCCTTGCTACCTGTTCAGCTGACCAGACATGTAAAATTTGGAGGACATCCAACTTCTCCCTGATGACAGAGCTCAGCATCAAGAGTAGTAACCCTGGAGAGTCATCCCGTGGCTGGATGTGGGGCTGTGCCTTCTCAGGGGACTCCCAGTACATAGTCACAG CTTCCTCTGACAACCTGGCCCGGCTCTGGTGTGTAGAGACCGGAGAGATCAAGAGAGAGTATGGTGGCCATCAGAAAGCTGTCGTCTGCTTGGCCTTCAATGACAGCGTGCTGGGTTAG
- the Bricd5 gene encoding BRICHOS domain-containing protein 5 translates to MCPQVKTKPCHRGWRAAGLLLLLTLATAGAIAGGLLGFMYSPPKPLLQMLQKTFSSSKVPWSNQTTLVDVAQNMATIVVTPLQSNHSWAVLFDGQSGYICYRPAEHQACFLRLMEAQDWETLRLLVNTSRAQESYVPGQDTHYAQELLAVLGGHTVDPAQVGASVQHLCMDTPIYWARRAAGPQRQRLIYLCIDICFPSNICVSVCFYYLPD, encoded by the exons ATGTGCCCCCAGGTGAAGACTAAACCCTgccataggggctggagagctgcagGCCTGCTGCTACTGCTGACACTGGCCACTGCAGGGGCCATAGCTGGAGGGCTTCTTGGCTTCATGTACAGCCCTCCCAAG CCATTGTTGCAGATGCTCCAAAAGACCTTCTCGAGCTCCAAAGTACCCTGGTCCAACCAAACCACTCTGGTGGACGTGGCCCAGAACATGGCAACTATCGTGGTAACTCCGCTTCAGAGCAACCACAGCTGGGCCGTGCTGTTCGACGGGCAAAGT GGCTACATCTGTTACCGCCCTGCAGAGCACCAGGCCTGCTTCCTCCGTCTGATGGAAGCCCAAGATTGGGAGACCCTACGGCTGCTAGTGAACACTTCAAGG GCCCAAGAATCCTATGTGCCTGGCCAAGACACACACTAtgcccaggagctgctggcagttTTGGGGGGGCATACCGTGGACCCTGCCCAAGTGGGAGCTTCGGTGCAACACCTTTGCATGGACACTCCCATCTACTGGGCCCGACGAGCAGCGG GGCCCCAGAGACAGCGGCTGATCTACCTCTGCATTGACATCTGCTTCCCGAGCAACATCTGTGTGTCCGTCTGCTTTTATTACCTTCCAGACTAA
- the Mlst8 gene encoding target of rapamycin complex subunit LST8 isoform X1 translates to MNTTPGTVGSDPVILATAGYDHTVRFWQAHSGICTRTVQHQDSQVNALEITPDRSMIAAAGYQHIRMYDLNSNNPNPIISYDGVNKNIASVGFHEDGRWMYTGGEDCTARIWDLRSRNLQCQRIFQVNAPINCVCLHPNQAELIVGDQSGAIHIWDLKTDHNEQLIPEPEVSITSAHIDPDASYMAAVNSAGNCYVWNLTGGIGDEVTQLIPKTKIPAHTRYALQCRFSPDSTLLATCSADQTCKIWRTSNFSLMTELSIKSSNPGESSRGWMWGCAFSGDSQYIVTASSDNLARLWCVETGEIKREYGGHQKAVVCLAFNDSVLG, encoded by the exons ATGAACACCACCCCAGGCACAGTGGGCAGTGACCCTGTCATCTTGGCAACTGCAGGCTATGACCACACTGTGCGCTTTTGGCAGGCGCATAGTGGCATCTGCACTCGAACAGTGCAGCATCAGGACTCT CAGGTGAATGCATTGGAGATCACACCAGACCGAAGCATGATTGCTGCTGCAG GTTACCAACATATCCGCATGTATGATCTCAACTCCAATAACCCCAACCCCATCATCAGTTATGACGGAGTCAATAAGAACATTGCATCTGTGGGCTTTCATGAGGATGGCCGCTGGATGTACACGGGCGGGGAGGACTGCACGGCTCGAATCTGGGACCTCAG GTCCCGGAACCTGCAGTGCCAGCGTATCTTCCAGGTGAATGCACCCATTAATTGCGTGTGTCTGCATCCCAACCAG GCAGAACTCATTGTGGGTGACCAGAGCGGTGCTATCCACATCTGGGACCTGAAGACAGACCACAACGAGCAGCTGATCCCTGAGCCTGAGGTTTCCATCACATCTGCCCACATTGACCCCGATGCCAGCTACATGGCAGCCGTCAATAGTGCT GGAAACTGCTATGTCTGGAACCTGACAGGGGGCATTGGTGACGAGGTGACTCAGCTCATTCCCAAGACCAAGATTCCAGCCCACACACGCTATGCCCTGCAATGCCGCTTCAGCCCTGACTCCAC GCTCCTTGCTACCTGTTCAGCTGACCAGACATGTAAAATTTGGAGGACATCCAACTTCTCCCTGATGACAGAGCTCAGCATCAAGAGTAGTAACCCTGGAGAGTCATCCCGTGGCTGGATGTGGGGCTGTGCCTTCTCAGGGGACTCCCAGTACATAGTCACAG CTTCCTCTGACAACCTGGCCCGGCTCTGGTGTGTAGAGACCGGAGAGATCAAGAGAGAGTATGGTGGCCATCAGAAAGCTGTCGTCTGCTTGGCCTTCAATGACAGCGTGCTGGGTTAG